In the Oryzias latipes chromosome 9, ASM223467v1 genome, one interval contains:
- the egflam gene encoding pikachurin isoform X2: protein MDHTSKEKCIFYLLFFALLTSTLCFGARRSSGRRSDRLSPPLDIQLETVNCSAFSVRWKMPRRHVSTITGYKVFYTELKNSRPVATTSLMDVPLSLEMLTTGQFDGQASFEVDIGNLKVNTKYRVSVGAYGWAGEGRPSMPRDVSTASHEMCMPPSPPTQPVVMAVSDTELALSWQQGETEGSAPVLHFLVAYIRPEMDTEWTYIREPIETNSMVLKGLIPETEYQFVVRAVNMHGVSPPSRINNPVRTLGSSDVGSGDIGSYFTDSKFKDEDGLDIDDSDYDIFIEELKPFPGIGQDNSKSQLRSHPGPSSGQNVVYRMNTGAFPNVTDPAVSTTASIFPDFTDLLFSVTTEPPQTTTIIPPSTDSFPSSTTTGTTTFSPWEGEVPRVYDLTCDDTVCPPDSFCLGDYDSGGSRCHCNLGRTGDTCSEVITVNFPRFYEYSHMTFEPLKNSYQTFQITLDFKANSEDGLLLYCGENEHGRGDFASLALIRGKIHYRFNCGTGAAQIVSESQIVVGRWHTVTVFRDGMSGWLRLDNDTPISGRSQGQYTKITFRSQLYLGGSPSTYWLVRATGTNRGFEGCVQSLTINNKVVDLRPWPLGKALSGADIGECSDSVCNQVSCANGGVCFANRADGYICLCPLGFRGLLCEESFLLSSPLFNETVFSYAVIPWPQRPQNYLSFMEFEVTFWPSTPDGVLLYSDDAASGDFLAINIVDKYVEFRFDCGSGEAVIRSDEQISLDSWHELRVTRTAKSGILQVDSQRAVEGISEGAFTQINCSSPLYIGGVPHYDKTKRTARVLKPFTGIIQKLILNDRTISITAGSAGGVNVINSAHPCVDSPCANGGTCRPKWDGYECDCPLGYDGRHCQKAVTEAIEIPQFIGRSYLTYDNRDILKRVSGSRTNLFMRFRSTAKDGLLLWRGDSPLRSNSDFLSMGLQDGNIVFSYNLGSGVASIVVNGTFSDGKWHKVKAVRDGQSGKLTVDDYGAKTGRSPGKMRQLNINGPLYVGGMKEIALHTNRQYFGGLVGCVSHFTLSTDYHLALVEDAADGKNINTCSI, encoded by the exons ATCGCCTGAGTCCTCCGTTAGACATCCAGCTAGAGACTGTCAACTGTTCTGCCTTCAGTGTACGATGGAAGATGCCGCGAAGACACGTCAGCACCATCACTGGATACAAA GTTTTTTACACCGAGTTGAAGAACAGTCGTCCGGTTGCTACAACTTCCTTGATGGATGTTCCTCTCAGCTTGGAAATGCTGACAACT GGACAATTCGATGGACAAGCAAGCTTT GAAGTGGATATTGGTAACCTAAAAGTTAACACAAAGTACAGAGTCAGTGTCGGAGCGTATGGCTGGGCAGGGGAGGGTAGACCGAGCATGCCCAGAGATGTCAGCACCGCTTCACATg aaaTGTGCATGCCCCCTTCACCCCCGACTCAACCTGTTGTCATGGCCGTCTCGGATACAGAGCTAGCGTTGTCGTGGCAGCAAGGAGAGACTGAGGGAAGTGCGCCTGTTCTTCACTTCCTTGTGGCTTACATCAG gCCAGAAATGGACACAGAGTGGACGTACATTCGGGAACCCATTGAGACCAACTCCATGGTTTTAAAGGGCTTAATTCCAGAAACAGAGTACCAGTTTGTTGTCAGAGCTGTAAACATGCATGGAGTCAGCCCACCAAGTCGTATCAACAACCCTGTGCGCACGCTTG GTTCATCAGATGTTGGCAGTGGAGATATTGGCAGTTACTTCACAGATTCTAAATTCAAAGATGAAGATGGACTCGACATAGATGACTCTGACTATGACATATTTATTGAAGAG ctAAAGCCTTTCCCAGGAATTGGACAAGACAATTCCAAGTCCCAACTCCGTTCACACCCTGGTCCATCATCTGGTCAAAATGTTGTTTATCGAATGAACACTGGAGCTTTTCCAAATGTCACTGACCCAGCAGTTTCCACCACAGCATCCATCTTCCCAGACTTTACGGATCTGCTTTTCTCAGTCACTACAGAGCCCCCCCAAACCACAACTATCATCCCTCCGTCCACTGACAG TTTCCCCTCGTCCACCACTACCGGCACCACAACCTTCTCCCCCTGGGAAGGTGAGGTTCCTCGCGTGTACGACCTGACCTGTGACGATACCGTGTGTCCGCCTGACAGCTTCTGTCTTGGTGACTATGACAGTGGCGGCTCTCGCTGCCACTGTAACCTTGGCCGGACTGGAGACACTTGCTCTGAGG tgATTACAGTAAACTTCCCCAGGTTCTACGAATACTCTCACATGACCTTTGAACCCTTGAAAAACTCTTATCAGACTTTTCAGATCACTTTGGATTTCAAG GCAAACTCTGAAGATGGATTGCTGCTGTACTGTGGAGAGAACGAACATGGCCGTGGAGACTTTGCTTCACTGGCTCTGATCCGAGGCAAAATTCATTATAG GTTCAACTGTGGCACCGGAGCAGCTCAGATAGTCAGCGAGAGTCAAATTGTTGTGGGTCGGTGGCATACTGTGACTGTTTTTAGAGATGGCATGAGTGGATGGCTTCGTCTGGACAACGACACCCCCATATCAGGGCGCTCACAG GGTCAGTACACTAAGATTACTTTCCGCTCGCAGTTGTATTTGGGCGGATCTCCGAGTACTTACTGGCTGGTTAGAGCAACAGGTACAAATCGGGGTTTTGAGGGCTGCGTTCAGAGTCTGACCATCAACAACAAGGTTGTAGACCTCAGGCCATGGCCTCTCGGCAAAGCTCTGAGTGGGGCTGATATTG GTGAATGCAGTGACAGTGTGTGCAACCAGGTCAGCTGTGCTAACGGTGGTGTCTGCTTTGCAAACCGTGCTGATGGCTACATCTGCCTCTGTCCACTTGGCTTCAGGGGACTTCTTTGTGAGGAAA GTTTCTTGCTGTCCTCTCCCCTTTTCAACGAAACTGTATTTTCCTATGCTGTGATCCCGTGGCCTCAGCGCCCCCAGAACTACCTTTCCTTCATGGAGTTTGAGGTGACATTTTGGCCATCCACGCCTGATGGGGTGCTGTTGTACAGTGATGATGCAGCGAGTGGAGACTTCCTGGCTATAAATATAGTGGACAAATATGTGGAGTTCAGATTTGACTGTGGCTCTGGAGAAGCTGTCATTAG GAGTGATGAGCAGATCAGTCTGGACTCATGGCACGAGCTGAGAGTGACTCGCACAGCAAAGAGCGGCATTCTTCAGGTGGACAGCCAGAGGGCGGTAGAAGGAATATCTGAG GGAGCTTTCACTCAGATCAACTGCAGCTCACCTCTCTATATTGGTGGAGTGCCACATTATGACAAAACTAAAAGGACGGCAAGAGTATTAAAGCCTTTCACTGGAATTATTCAGAAG CTCATTCTCAATGACCGGACCATCTCGATCACAGCTGGCTCTGCTGGTGGTGTAAACGTAATCAATTCTGCACATCCATGTGTGGATAGTCCCTGTGCCAATGGAGGGACCTGCAGGCCAAAGTGGGACGGATATGAGTGTGACTGCCCACTAGGGTATGACGGGCGGCACTGCCAGAAAG CTGTGACTGAAGCCATAGAGATACCACAGTTCATTGGCAGAAGTTACCTGACCTACGACAACAGAGATATTCTTAAAAG AGTGTCTGGATCGAGGACAAACCTCTTTATGCGTTTTAGAAGCACAGCCAAAGATGGCCTGTTGCTGTGGCGAGGAGACAGTCCACTGAGATCCAACAGTGACTTTCTTTCCATGGGGCTTCAGGATGGGAATATCGTCTTCAG TTACAACCTGGGCAGTGGTGTGGCTAGCATTGTTGTCAATGGGACCTTTAGTGATGGAAAATGGCACAAAGTCAAAGCTGTGAG GGATGGCCAATCAGGTAAACTGACAGTTGATGATTATGGTGCAAAAACAGGCAGATCCCCTGGCAAGATGAGACAGCTGAATATCAATGGACCCTTATACGTTG GGGGCATGAAGGAGATAGCTCTTCACACGAACAGACAGTACTTTGGAGGGCTGGTGGGGTGCGTGTCCCACTTCACGCTCTCCACTGACTATCACTTGGCTTTGGTGGAGGATGCGGCTGACGGGAAGAACATCAACACTTGTTCTATCTGA
- the egflam gene encoding pikachurin isoform X1, giving the protein MDHTSKEKCIFYLLFFALLTSTLCFGARRSSGRRSDRLSPPLDIQLETVNCSAFSVRWKMPRRHVSTITGYKVFYTELKNSRPVATTSLMDVPLSLEMLTTGQFDGQASFEVDIGNLKVNTKYRVSVGAYGWAGEGRPSMPRDVSTASHEMCMPPSPPTQPVVMAVSDTELALSWQQGETEGSAPVLHFLVAYIRPEMDTEWTYIREPIETNSMVLKGLIPETEYQFVVRAVNMHGVSPPSRINNPVRTLGSSDVGSGDIGSYFTDSKFKDEDGLDIDDSDYDIFIEELKPFPGIGQDNSKSQLRSHPGPSSGQNVVYRMNTGAFPNVTDPAVSTTASIFPDFTDLLFSVTTEPPQTTTIIPPSTDSFPSSTTTGTTTFSPWEGEVPRVYDLTCDDTVCPPDSFCLGDYDSGGSRCHCNLGRTGDTCSEVITVNFPRFYEYSHMTFEPLKNSYQTFQITLDFKANSEDGLLLYCGENEHGRGDFASLALIRGKIHYRFNCGTGAAQIVSESQIVVGRWHTVTVFRDGMSGWLRLDNDTPISGRSQGQYTKITFRSQLYLGGSPSTYWLVRATGTNRGFEGCVQSLTINNKVVDLRPWPLGKALSGADIGECSDSVCNQVSCANGGVCFANRADGYICLCPLGFRGLLCEESFLLSSPLFNETVFSYAVIPWPQRPQNYLSFMEFEVTFWPSTPDGVLLYSDDAASGDFLAINIVDKYVEFRFDCGSGEAVIRSDEQISLDSWHELRVTRTAKSGILQVDSQRAVEGISEGAFTQINCSSPLYIGGVPHYDKTKRTARVLKPFTGIIQKLILNDRTISITAGSAGGVNVINSAHPCVDSPCANGGTCRPKWDGYECDCPLGYDGRHCQKECGNYCLNTVTEAIEIPQFIGRSYLTYDNRDILKRVSGSRTNLFMRFRSTAKDGLLLWRGDSPLRSNSDFLSMGLQDGNIVFSYNLGSGVASIVVNGTFSDGKWHKVKAVRDGQSGKLTVDDYGAKTGRSPGKMRQLNINGPLYVGGMKEIALHTNRQYFGGLVGCVSHFTLSTDYHLALVEDAADGKNINTCSI; this is encoded by the exons ATCGCCTGAGTCCTCCGTTAGACATCCAGCTAGAGACTGTCAACTGTTCTGCCTTCAGTGTACGATGGAAGATGCCGCGAAGACACGTCAGCACCATCACTGGATACAAA GTTTTTTACACCGAGTTGAAGAACAGTCGTCCGGTTGCTACAACTTCCTTGATGGATGTTCCTCTCAGCTTGGAAATGCTGACAACT GGACAATTCGATGGACAAGCAAGCTTT GAAGTGGATATTGGTAACCTAAAAGTTAACACAAAGTACAGAGTCAGTGTCGGAGCGTATGGCTGGGCAGGGGAGGGTAGACCGAGCATGCCCAGAGATGTCAGCACCGCTTCACATg aaaTGTGCATGCCCCCTTCACCCCCGACTCAACCTGTTGTCATGGCCGTCTCGGATACAGAGCTAGCGTTGTCGTGGCAGCAAGGAGAGACTGAGGGAAGTGCGCCTGTTCTTCACTTCCTTGTGGCTTACATCAG gCCAGAAATGGACACAGAGTGGACGTACATTCGGGAACCCATTGAGACCAACTCCATGGTTTTAAAGGGCTTAATTCCAGAAACAGAGTACCAGTTTGTTGTCAGAGCTGTAAACATGCATGGAGTCAGCCCACCAAGTCGTATCAACAACCCTGTGCGCACGCTTG GTTCATCAGATGTTGGCAGTGGAGATATTGGCAGTTACTTCACAGATTCTAAATTCAAAGATGAAGATGGACTCGACATAGATGACTCTGACTATGACATATTTATTGAAGAG ctAAAGCCTTTCCCAGGAATTGGACAAGACAATTCCAAGTCCCAACTCCGTTCACACCCTGGTCCATCATCTGGTCAAAATGTTGTTTATCGAATGAACACTGGAGCTTTTCCAAATGTCACTGACCCAGCAGTTTCCACCACAGCATCCATCTTCCCAGACTTTACGGATCTGCTTTTCTCAGTCACTACAGAGCCCCCCCAAACCACAACTATCATCCCTCCGTCCACTGACAG TTTCCCCTCGTCCACCACTACCGGCACCACAACCTTCTCCCCCTGGGAAGGTGAGGTTCCTCGCGTGTACGACCTGACCTGTGACGATACCGTGTGTCCGCCTGACAGCTTCTGTCTTGGTGACTATGACAGTGGCGGCTCTCGCTGCCACTGTAACCTTGGCCGGACTGGAGACACTTGCTCTGAGG tgATTACAGTAAACTTCCCCAGGTTCTACGAATACTCTCACATGACCTTTGAACCCTTGAAAAACTCTTATCAGACTTTTCAGATCACTTTGGATTTCAAG GCAAACTCTGAAGATGGATTGCTGCTGTACTGTGGAGAGAACGAACATGGCCGTGGAGACTTTGCTTCACTGGCTCTGATCCGAGGCAAAATTCATTATAG GTTCAACTGTGGCACCGGAGCAGCTCAGATAGTCAGCGAGAGTCAAATTGTTGTGGGTCGGTGGCATACTGTGACTGTTTTTAGAGATGGCATGAGTGGATGGCTTCGTCTGGACAACGACACCCCCATATCAGGGCGCTCACAG GGTCAGTACACTAAGATTACTTTCCGCTCGCAGTTGTATTTGGGCGGATCTCCGAGTACTTACTGGCTGGTTAGAGCAACAGGTACAAATCGGGGTTTTGAGGGCTGCGTTCAGAGTCTGACCATCAACAACAAGGTTGTAGACCTCAGGCCATGGCCTCTCGGCAAAGCTCTGAGTGGGGCTGATATTG GTGAATGCAGTGACAGTGTGTGCAACCAGGTCAGCTGTGCTAACGGTGGTGTCTGCTTTGCAAACCGTGCTGATGGCTACATCTGCCTCTGTCCACTTGGCTTCAGGGGACTTCTTTGTGAGGAAA GTTTCTTGCTGTCCTCTCCCCTTTTCAACGAAACTGTATTTTCCTATGCTGTGATCCCGTGGCCTCAGCGCCCCCAGAACTACCTTTCCTTCATGGAGTTTGAGGTGACATTTTGGCCATCCACGCCTGATGGGGTGCTGTTGTACAGTGATGATGCAGCGAGTGGAGACTTCCTGGCTATAAATATAGTGGACAAATATGTGGAGTTCAGATTTGACTGTGGCTCTGGAGAAGCTGTCATTAG GAGTGATGAGCAGATCAGTCTGGACTCATGGCACGAGCTGAGAGTGACTCGCACAGCAAAGAGCGGCATTCTTCAGGTGGACAGCCAGAGGGCGGTAGAAGGAATATCTGAG GGAGCTTTCACTCAGATCAACTGCAGCTCACCTCTCTATATTGGTGGAGTGCCACATTATGACAAAACTAAAAGGACGGCAAGAGTATTAAAGCCTTTCACTGGAATTATTCAGAAG CTCATTCTCAATGACCGGACCATCTCGATCACAGCTGGCTCTGCTGGTGGTGTAAACGTAATCAATTCTGCACATCCATGTGTGGATAGTCCCTGTGCCAATGGAGGGACCTGCAGGCCAAAGTGGGACGGATATGAGTGTGACTGCCCACTAGGGTATGACGGGCGGCACTGCCAGAAAG AATGTGGGAATTACTGTTTgaaca CTGTGACTGAAGCCATAGAGATACCACAGTTCATTGGCAGAAGTTACCTGACCTACGACAACAGAGATATTCTTAAAAG AGTGTCTGGATCGAGGACAAACCTCTTTATGCGTTTTAGAAGCACAGCCAAAGATGGCCTGTTGCTGTGGCGAGGAGACAGTCCACTGAGATCCAACAGTGACTTTCTTTCCATGGGGCTTCAGGATGGGAATATCGTCTTCAG TTACAACCTGGGCAGTGGTGTGGCTAGCATTGTTGTCAATGGGACCTTTAGTGATGGAAAATGGCACAAAGTCAAAGCTGTGAG GGATGGCCAATCAGGTAAACTGACAGTTGATGATTATGGTGCAAAAACAGGCAGATCCCCTGGCAAGATGAGACAGCTGAATATCAATGGACCCTTATACGTTG GGGGCATGAAGGAGATAGCTCTTCACACGAACAGACAGTACTTTGGAGGGCTGGTGGGGTGCGTGTCCCACTTCACGCTCTCCACTGACTATCACTTGGCTTTGGTGGAGGATGCGGCTGACGGGAAGAACATCAACACTTGTTCTATCTGA